A single genomic interval of Mycolicibacterium sp. MU0053 harbors:
- a CDS encoding AI-2E family transporter — MPIRSDVADEAVSPLVRKAAAWSWRMLVILAAVVAVVWVLAKVSLIVVPVLIATILTALLLPAVDWLDKHDFHRGGAVAAVLLGGLAILGGIMAFVVTQFIEGLPDLVEQVTRSIDSFTDWLIQGPIHLSREQIDHAGDAAIEALQNNQSRVTSGALSTAATLTEIVTGALLVLFTLIFFLHGGRNIFAFVTKAFPIDYRERVREAGAAGFGSLIGYVRATFLVALVDAVGIGAGLAIMGVPLALPLASLVFLGAFIPLIGAVVTGFLAVVVALLAKGFIYALITLGLILAVQQLEAHVLQPLVMGRAVSIHPLGVVLGIAAGGVLAGIIGALLAVPIIAFLNSAIRVLLARDPEAETERQAAAMETDPGPVITAEPDEVTAGGEGGDRASGAGTFQPRAAN; from the coding sequence ATGCCAATCCGGTCGGATGTCGCCGACGAAGCCGTCAGCCCGTTGGTGCGCAAGGCGGCGGCCTGGTCGTGGCGAATGCTGGTGATCCTCGCCGCGGTGGTGGCCGTGGTGTGGGTGCTCGCCAAGGTCAGTCTGATCGTGGTGCCGGTGCTGATCGCCACCATCCTGACCGCGCTGCTGCTGCCCGCGGTGGACTGGCTGGACAAGCACGACTTCCACCGCGGCGGCGCGGTGGCCGCGGTGTTGTTGGGCGGGCTGGCGATCCTCGGCGGGATCATGGCCTTCGTCGTCACCCAGTTCATCGAGGGCCTGCCCGATCTGGTCGAACAGGTGACCCGCAGCATCGACTCGTTCACGGACTGGCTCATCCAGGGGCCGATCCACCTGAGCCGCGAGCAGATCGACCATGCCGGGGACGCCGCCATCGAGGCGTTGCAGAACAACCAGTCCCGGGTGACCAGCGGGGCGCTGTCGACCGCGGCGACGCTCACCGAGATCGTCACCGGCGCGCTGCTGGTGTTGTTCACCCTGATCTTCTTCCTGCACGGCGGGCGCAACATCTTCGCGTTCGTCACCAAGGCGTTCCCCATCGACTACCGGGAGCGGGTCCGCGAGGCCGGCGCGGCCGGCTTCGGTTCGCTGATCGGCTACGTCCGCGCGACGTTCCTGGTGGCCCTCGTCGACGCCGTGGGAATCGGTGCCGGCCTGGCCATCATGGGTGTCCCGTTGGCGTTGCCGCTGGCCTCGCTGGTGTTCCTCGGTGCGTTCATCCCGTTGATCGGCGCGGTGGTGACCGGCTTCCTGGCCGTCGTGGTGGCGTTGCTCGCCAAAGGCTTCATCTATGCGTTGATCACGCTGGGGCTGATCCTGGCGGTGCAGCAGTTGGAAGCCCATGTGCTGCAACCGTTGGTGATGGGGCGGGCGGTCTCGATTCACCCGCTCGGGGTGGTGCTGGGCATCGCCGCCGGTGGTGTGCTGGCCGGCATCATCGGCGCGCTGCTGGCAGTTCCGATCATCGCGTTCCTCAACAGCGCGATTCGGGTGTTGCTGGCCCGGGATCCGGAGGCCGAAACCGAGCGGCAAGCGGCCGCAATGGAAACCGACCCCGGTCCGGTGATCACCGCGGAACCCGACGAGGTGACGGCCGGGGGCGAGGGTGGCGACAGGGCTTCCGGCGCCGGGACTTTCCAGCCGCGGGCCGCGAACTGA
- a CDS encoding M23 family metallopeptidase, which yields MPPRVLSRLLPLAASLVAAATVAACGSAPPTEPEATTPSVPPAVPTPLVGSAIADPIPVPATDGRTHLVYELLLTNSLSGNATLNALTARADDRNLLTLSGDSLKYWTRTLGDNAVGTNVLAPGQSAVIWLDVVIDGGAAPPTEITHSVDLSVSRPFPGVVPPRLTQEVAPVTVSDAKPVAISPPLDGPNWLSANSCCDMTAHRMAVNPLDGQLWLAERFAVDYLQLTEDFRLFSGDPTKLAAYAYFGAPVHAVKAGKVVTVVDNLPEQVPTRTPVGLPLDQYGGNHVVQDIGDGNYAFYAHLKPGSITVKEGDELTAGQQIGELGNSGNSDAPHLHFHVMDNPHPLASNGLPFVFDSFRLDQRVAATEGLERLFTGQPAPLQPGFAARDESGVTPLVRDIMNYAVGQ from the coding sequence ATGCCGCCCCGTGTGCTGTCCCGCCTGCTCCCGCTCGCCGCGTCCTTGGTGGCGGCGGCGACCGTCGCGGCCTGCGGGTCCGCGCCACCCACCGAACCCGAGGCCACCACCCCGAGTGTGCCGCCGGCCGTACCCACCCCGCTGGTGGGTTCGGCGATCGCGGACCCCATCCCGGTGCCGGCCACCGACGGCCGCACCCACCTGGTCTATGAGCTGCTGCTGACGAACTCGCTGTCGGGCAACGCCACGTTGAACGCGCTGACCGCGCGCGCCGACGACCGCAACCTGCTGACGCTGTCGGGCGACAGCCTCAAGTACTGGACCCGCACCCTGGGCGACAACGCCGTCGGTACCAATGTGCTGGCACCGGGCCAGAGTGCGGTCATCTGGCTCGACGTCGTCATCGACGGTGGCGCGGCCCCGCCCACCGAGATCACCCATTCGGTCGACTTGTCCGTCAGCAGGCCCTTCCCGGGGGTGGTGCCACCGCGGCTGACCCAGGAGGTGGCACCGGTCACGGTGTCGGACGCCAAGCCCGTCGCGATCTCCCCGCCCCTGGACGGTCCGAATTGGTTGAGCGCCAACAGTTGCTGCGATATGACAGCGCACCGAATGGCGGTCAATCCGCTCGACGGGCAACTGTGGCTCGCGGAGCGATTCGCGGTCGACTACCTCCAGCTCACCGAGGACTTCCGGTTGTTCTCCGGCGATCCGACCAAGTTGGCCGCCTACGCGTACTTCGGCGCGCCCGTCCATGCGGTCAAGGCCGGCAAGGTCGTCACGGTCGTCGACAATCTGCCCGAGCAGGTCCCGACCAGGACGCCGGTCGGGCTTCCGCTGGACCAGTACGGCGGCAACCACGTGGTGCAGGACATCGGCGACGGCAACTACGCGTTCTATGCGCACCTCAAACCCGGCAGCATCACCGTCAAGGAGGGCGACGAACTGACCGCCGGGCAGCAGATCGGCGAACTGGGCAACTCGGGCAACTCGGACGCCCCGCATCTGCACTTCCACGTGATGGACAATCCGCATCCGCTGGCCTCCAACGGATTACCGTTCGTCTTTGATTCGTTCCGGCTCGATCAACGGGTGGCCGCCACCGAGGGCCTGGAACGGCTGTTCACCGGCCAGCCCGCCCCGCTGCAGCCCGGTTTCGCCGCCCGGGACGAATCCGGGGTCACCCCGTTGGTGCGCGACATCATGAATTATGCTGTCGGACAGTGA
- a CDS encoding DUF3054 domain-containing protein: MNHDRTNRRAVAGAVAADTVAVLVFCALGRRSHDEGVDISGVAATAWPFLSGTAIGWLLSRGWRAPSALRSTGLTVWLSTVVVGMLIRWATSASVALPFVAVASSVTAVLLLGWRAVVGRGRLTGAR, translated from the coding sequence GTGAATCACGATAGGACGAATCGACGCGCGGTGGCCGGTGCGGTGGCCGCCGACACCGTGGCCGTGCTGGTGTTCTGCGCCCTCGGCAGACGCAGCCACGACGAGGGTGTGGACATCTCCGGTGTCGCCGCCACCGCCTGGCCGTTTCTGAGCGGCACCGCGATCGGTTGGCTGCTGTCGCGGGGCTGGCGGGCACCCAGCGCGCTGCGGAGCACGGGGCTGACGGTGTGGTTGTCGACGGTGGTCGTCGGGATGTTGATTCGATGGGCCACCTCCGCGAGTGTGGCCCTGCCGTTCGTCGCGGTGGCCTCGTCGGTGACGGCGGTGCTGCTGCTGGGTTGGCGCGCCGTGGTGGGCCGCGGCCGCCTTACTGGGGCTCGATAG
- a CDS encoding HAMP domain-containing sensor histidine kinase encodes MRARFARWWPQVRASLRVRVAIAAAVAAAAVVAALMVLASIALAGNDAEQLDRRLDAIIDASTEPGQDRTPTHSVLSTGRSVSTGEVLFQRGLQLPKLPVGTETVRVNGIDYRVRTITLEGQGVNMSVGIRADSILLSRARMPLYIAVGVLALLIALGLGWLLGGAATRPLRRLTEQTRRLGQGGADEIEPVHGVKEAEDLSEAMIVMLHRLATAQEATTRSLQAAQDFAANAAHELRTPLTAMRADLDTLRIHDLPAAERAEVVADLARAQRRVEATITALGQLASGQLAQAEDRELVDIEELLDRVVRENDRPDGPEFEVRTEFGTPAEGVVMAWPGGLRLAVDNLVRNAIVHGRATRIVLAARRVGTRIEIVVDDNGRGLPVEEHRTVLGRFVRGSTATQGGSGLGLALVAQQAALHGGQVDLADGPLGGLRVTLTVAIEPQ; translated from the coding sequence ATGCGTGCGCGGTTCGCCCGATGGTGGCCCCAGGTGCGGGCGTCGCTGCGGGTGCGGGTGGCGATCGCGGCGGCCGTCGCGGCCGCCGCCGTCGTCGCGGCGTTGATGGTGCTGGCCTCGATCGCGTTGGCGGGCAACGACGCCGAGCAACTCGACCGTCGGCTCGACGCCATCATCGACGCCAGCACCGAGCCCGGCCAGGATCGCACCCCCACCCACTCGGTGCTGTCCACCGGTCGATCGGTGAGCACCGGTGAGGTGCTCTTCCAGCGGGGACTGCAACTTCCGAAACTGCCGGTGGGCACCGAGACGGTGCGGGTCAACGGCATCGACTACCGGGTCCGCACCATCACGCTGGAGGGCCAGGGCGTCAACATGTCGGTCGGGATCCGTGCCGACAGCATCCTGCTCAGCCGCGCCCGGATGCCGCTGTACATCGCGGTGGGCGTGCTGGCGCTGCTGATAGCGCTGGGCCTGGGCTGGCTGCTCGGCGGCGCCGCGACCCGGCCGCTGCGCAGGCTCACCGAGCAGACCCGTCGGCTCGGCCAGGGCGGGGCCGACGAGATCGAACCGGTGCACGGGGTCAAGGAGGCCGAGGACCTGTCCGAGGCCATGATCGTGATGCTGCACCGGCTGGCCACGGCGCAGGAGGCCACCACCCGCTCATTGCAGGCGGCCCAGGATTTCGCGGCCAACGCCGCGCACGAATTACGCACGCCGTTGACCGCGATGCGGGCCGACCTGGACACGTTGCGGATCCATGACCTGCCCGCGGCGGAGCGCGCCGAGGTGGTGGCCGATCTGGCCCGCGCGCAGCGGCGGGTCGAGGCGACGATCACCGCGCTGGGCCAACTGGCCTCGGGGCAGCTGGCCCAGGCCGAGGACCGCGAACTGGTCGACATCGAGGAACTGCTGGACCGGGTGGTCCGGGAGAACGACCGGCCCGACGGTCCCGAGTTCGAGGTGCGCACCGAATTCGGCACGCCCGCAGAGGGGGTCGTGATGGCCTGGCCGGGCGGGCTGCGGCTCGCGGTCGACAACCTGGTGCGCAACGCGATCGTGCACGGCCGCGCCACCCGCATCGTGCTGGCGGCCAGGCGAGTGGGCACGCGGATCGAGATCGTCGTCGACGACAACGGCCGCGGCCTGCCCGTCGAGGAACATCGCACGGTGCTCGGTCGCTTCGTCCGCGGCAGCACCGCAACCCAGGGCGGTTCGGGGCTGGGGTTGGCGCTGGTGGCGCAGCAGGCCGCGCTGCACGGTGGTCAGGTCGACCTGGCCGACGGCCCGCTGGGTGGTCTGCGGGTCACCCTGACCGTGGCTATCGAGCCCCAGTAA
- a CDS encoding response regulator transcription factor: MVDDDPDVRTSVSRGLRHSGFDVRVAASGKEALRLLSSETHDAVVLDVQMPELDGVAVVTALRALGNDIPICVLSARDTVNDRIAGLEAGADDYLTKPFDLGELVARLHALLRRASQRPEPSESMTVGPLTIDTTRRLVFVAGQRADLTKREFDLLAVLAEHAGVVLSRQQLLELVWGYDFDVDTNVADVFVSYLRRKLERDGVPRVIHTVRGIGYVLRTGP; encoded by the coding sequence ATGGTCGATGACGACCCAGACGTTCGCACCTCGGTTTCGCGCGGATTGCGGCACTCCGGGTTCGACGTCCGGGTCGCCGCCAGCGGCAAGGAGGCCCTGCGGCTGCTGTCCAGCGAGACCCACGACGCCGTGGTGCTGGACGTCCAGATGCCCGAGTTGGACGGTGTCGCGGTGGTGACCGCACTGCGCGCGCTGGGCAACGACATCCCGATCTGCGTGCTGTCGGCCCGCGACACGGTCAACGACCGCATCGCGGGGCTCGAGGCCGGCGCCGACGACTACCTGACCAAGCCGTTTGATCTCGGCGAGTTGGTGGCGCGCCTGCACGCGCTGCTGCGCCGGGCCAGCCAGCGCCCCGAACCCTCCGAATCGATGACGGTGGGGCCGTTGACCATCGACACCACCCGCCGGCTGGTGTTCGTCGCCGGGCAGCGGGCCGATTTGACCAAGCGCGAATTCGATCTGCTGGCGGTGCTCGCCGAGCACGCGGGCGTGGTGCTGTCTCGGCAGCAACTGCTGGAACTGGTCTGGGGTTACGACTTCGACGTCGACACCAATGTGGCCGACGTCTTCGTCAGCTATCTGCGCCGCAAACTCGAACGCGACGGCGTGCCGCGGGTGATCCACACCGTGCGCGGGATCGGATACGTGCTCCGGACCGGCCCCTGA
- a CDS encoding heme-binding protein, with the protein MMLSARRMVVGALGAGALTGAMLFGASSAVAAPPPNCTAADLAGVASGVSASTSAYLFTHPEVNGFFTSLEGKDRDAIKTEVRAYMDANPQVKAELTGIRQPLMDLKNRCGHHDDPALVNE; encoded by the coding sequence ATGATGCTTTCCGCCCGTCGCATGGTTGTCGGCGCGTTGGGCGCCGGTGCGTTGACCGGTGCGATGTTGTTCGGTGCATCCTCGGCGGTGGCCGCGCCGCCGCCGAACTGCACCGCGGCAGACCTGGCCGGCGTCGCCTCCGGAGTGTCGGCCTCGACCTCGGCGTACCTGTTCACCCATCCCGAGGTCAACGGGTTCTTCACCAGCCTCGAGGGCAAGGACCGCGACGCCATCAAGACCGAGGTGCGCGCGTACATGGACGCCAACCCGCAGGTGAAGGCCGAGCTCACCGGGATCCGCCAGCCGCTGATGGACCTGAAGAACCGCTGCGGGCATCACGACGACCCGGCGCTGGTCAACGAATAG
- a CDS encoding hemophore — translation MGNTEHSIPRPARAVGAALTATAVGGVAAVLLLGPSASAAPDPCAASSVARTIGTVANNTGVYLDTHPETNSALTRISRQPAGPQSLVALKTYFDGNPDAAKDMQDIQKPLTTLANKCDLPISLPQVMGLMQAAQGADLPGAAQAVSGAATGAAGTGPAPGPAAPKPVPKPAAAASAQ, via the coding sequence ATGGGTAACACCGAACACTCGATCCCTCGCCCGGCCCGCGCGGTCGGCGCGGCGCTCACGGCGACCGCGGTGGGCGGCGTCGCCGCCGTCCTGCTGCTGGGCCCCTCGGCGTCGGCGGCGCCCGATCCGTGTGCGGCCAGCTCGGTGGCGCGCACCATCGGCACCGTGGCCAACAACACCGGTGTCTACCTCGACACGCATCCGGAGACCAATTCGGCGCTGACCCGGATCTCGCGCCAGCCCGCCGGCCCGCAGTCGCTGGTGGCCCTCAAGACCTACTTCGACGGCAACCCTGATGCCGCCAAGGACATGCAGGACATCCAGAAGCCGCTGACCACGCTGGCCAACAAGTGCGATCTGCCCATTTCGCTGCCGCAGGTGATGGGCCTGATGCAGGCCGCCCAGGGCGCCGACCTGCCCGGGGCCGCGCAGGCCGTCTCGGGAGCGGCCACCGGCGCCGCCGGTACCGGCCCGGCACCGGGTCCCGCCGCCCCGAAACCGGTCCCGAAGCCCGCCGCGGCGGCCTCGGCCCAGTAA